A region from the Halomonas piscis genome encodes:
- a CDS encoding transposase, with product MPKPPTELPDHQVTPNPKLEKRTRRQFSTEYKLRILAEADACQHGELGELLRREKLYSSQLTTWRKELAENGVEKLHKTAPGPTPSKTPEQKRIEALERENARLQQRLSTAEDCLSLQKKALSMLDRMNNGSEP from the coding sequence ATGCCTAAACCGCCAACCGAGCTGCCTGATCACCAGGTCACGCCCAACCCCAAGCTGGAGAAGCGTACGCGTCGCCAGTTCTCGACCGAGTATAAGCTGCGCATCCTGGCGGAAGCTGATGCCTGCCAGCATGGCGAGCTGGGGGAGCTATTGCGCCGAGAAAAGCTGTACAGCAGCCAGCTGACCACATGGCGCAAGGAACTCGCTGAGAACGGCGTGGAGAAGCTTCACAAGACCGCCCCGGGGCCAACGCCGAGCAAGACCCCGGAGCAGAAGCGTATCGAGGCACTGGAACGTGAGAACGCCCGTCTTCAGCAGAGGCTATCGACCGCCGAAGACTGCCTATCGCTCCAAAAAAAAGCGTTATCGATGCTCGATCGCATGAACAATGGGAGCGAACCATGA
- a CDS encoding PepSY domain-containing protein — MNTMKKMLLVPTSALLLAAAAGSAQADSLPMDRIDDVLTHASEYGFSHYEEVSIENRGRVEVEGWLDDEWSADVEFSLDNGDTLHEQRERLITSAWGMSEDDIRQALDVASQEGMVEFEDLDIDKTGIIDVEGRDKDGRELEISVRQGSSEVTQIERD, encoded by the coding sequence ATGAACACCATGAAAAAAATGCTGCTGGTCCCGACCTCTGCCCTGCTGCTTGCCGCTGCTGCAGGTAGCGCCCAGGCCGATTCACTGCCGATGGACCGCATCGATGACGTATTGACCCACGCCAGTGAATACGGCTTCAGCCACTACGAAGAAGTCAGCATTGAAAACCGTGGCCGCGTAGAGGTGGAAGGTTGGCTCGACGATGAGTGGTCCGCCGACGTGGAGTTTTCCCTCGATAACGGTGACACACTGCACGAACAGCGTGAGCGCCTGATCACCAGTGCCTGGGGCATGAGCGAAGACGATATCCGCCAGGCGCTGGACGTGGCAAGTCAGGAGGGAATGGTTGAGTTTGAAGATCTCGATATCGACAAGACCGGTATCATCGATGTGGAAGGCCGCGATAAGGACGGGCGTGAGCTGGAAATCAGCGTGCGTCAGGGTTCTTCCGAAGTCACCCAAATTGAGCGCGATTAA
- a CDS encoding IS5 family transposase encodes MPRQMLTDEHWSKLKPILLQQGIYDKADLRTTIEGILYRMRTGCPWRDLPETFGPWNTVYKRFNAWSASGKLMRLFSSLVEEPDVEWLFIDGSYVKAHQDSTGAATEDAEAIGKSRAGNTSKIHLTVDAYGLPITFRITGGEVHDSTEARALIDDLPAGDALVADKGYDSERIREQIEAKGMAAVIPRKRNSKKGNANLDRGLYRYRHLVENAFARLKPYRAIATRYDKLKRNYESMVALACGFLWLPM; translated from the coding sequence ATGCCCCGACAAATGCTCACGGATGAACACTGGTCGAAGCTGAAACCTATCCTGCTTCAACAAGGTATTTATGACAAGGCCGACTTGCGTACCACGATAGAAGGCATCCTTTATCGGATGCGCACCGGCTGCCCGTGGCGGGACCTACCGGAGACGTTTGGCCCCTGGAACACGGTCTACAAGCGTTTTAACGCCTGGTCAGCGAGTGGAAAGCTGATGAGGCTTTTCAGCTCTCTGGTGGAGGAGCCTGATGTTGAGTGGCTGTTCATTGATGGCTCCTACGTCAAGGCCCACCAGGACAGCACCGGAGCTGCCACGGAAGACGCAGAAGCTATTGGCAAAAGTCGTGCAGGCAATACCAGCAAGATCCACTTGACCGTAGATGCCTATGGGCTACCGATCACCTTCAGAATAACCGGGGGTGAGGTGCACGACAGCACGGAAGCCCGGGCATTGATTGACGATTTGCCAGCGGGTGATGCATTGGTGGCTGACAAGGGCTATGACAGCGAGCGTATCCGTGAACAGATCGAAGCCAAGGGCATGGCTGCCGTCATTCCACGCAAACGCAACTCAAAGAAAGGAAATGCCAATCTGGACAGAGGCTTATATCGCTATCGGCATCTGGTTGAGAATGCCTTTGCTCGATTGAAGCCGTATCGCGCCATCGCAACGCGTTACGACAAGCTCAAGCGAAACTACGAAAGCATGGTGGCCTTGGCCTGCGGCTTTTTATGGCTACCAATGTGA
- a CDS encoding IS4 family transposase, translating to MQAPRFLHNLLTSSLSVIHAKRLQTVLDTVGALLGERRLGLTAIGRALPSSTDAKHAIKRVDRLLGNPHLHQERPLFYWLMASLLIGHTTRPLILVDWSPIDDRGRHFLLRAAVPFAGRSLPIFEKVHHKEGCPYCEAYLLDALARILPDKATPILVTDAGFRNPWFRAVEARGWYIVGRVRQPARYQASGEAWQPVKTLFQHATSEPQAWGSVRIAENHPFRAQMVLYYRPPRGRKHRNKQGRISRDGGSRTIARRQQEPWVLVSNLPDRSTLANKVVTIYRQRMQIEEGFRDVKSPLFGLGFGMHQSRQGKRIEVLLLIAMLANVAMMVAGLDVRARGQQRRYQSNSIRHRSVLSVWRLGLECLRRHQPDAVPWPAWTTLRARLREEVREQSLCGE from the coding sequence ATGCAGGCCCCTCGATTCTTGCATAACTTGCTGACGTCTTCACTCTCCGTGATCCATGCCAAGCGGCTACAGACCGTCCTCGATACCGTTGGCGCTCTGCTGGGCGAGCGACGTCTGGGATTAACGGCCATTGGCCGTGCGTTGCCGAGCTCGACGGATGCCAAGCACGCCATCAAACGAGTCGATCGACTATTAGGCAACCCTCACCTTCATCAGGAACGACCGCTGTTCTATTGGCTCATGGCCTCGCTGCTGATCGGCCATACAACGCGCCCACTGATTCTGGTGGACTGGTCGCCGATTGATGACCGCGGCAGGCATTTCCTGCTGCGTGCGGCGGTGCCCTTCGCCGGGCGATCGCTGCCCATCTTCGAGAAGGTTCATCACAAGGAAGGATGCCCATACTGTGAAGCCTATCTGCTGGATGCGCTGGCAAGGATCCTGCCCGACAAGGCCACGCCGATCCTGGTGACCGATGCCGGCTTTCGTAACCCGTGGTTTCGGGCCGTTGAAGCGCGCGGCTGGTATATCGTTGGACGGGTCCGTCAGCCCGCCCGTTACCAGGCGTCAGGCGAAGCATGGCAACCCGTGAAGACCCTGTTTCAACACGCGACATCGGAACCGCAGGCGTGGGGCTCCGTCCGGATCGCCGAAAACCATCCGTTCCGCGCTCAGATGGTGCTCTATTATCGACCGCCACGGGGACGTAAGCATCGCAATAAACAAGGCCGGATCTCTCGGGACGGCGGCAGCCGGACGATCGCCCGGCGTCAGCAGGAGCCCTGGGTGCTGGTCAGCAATCTGCCGGACCGCTCAACGCTGGCGAATAAAGTGGTAACGATCTACCGACAGCGCATGCAGATTGAGGAAGGGTTCCGCGATGTCAAAAGTCCCTTGTTCGGGCTGGGCTTCGGCATGCATCAGTCTCGCCAGGGCAAGCGCATCGAGGTCCTGCTGCTGATCGCCATGTTGGCGAACGTGGCCATGATGGTGGCCGGCCTGGATGTCCGAGCCCGGGGGCAACAGCGGCGCTATCAGAGCAACAGTATCCGGCACCGGAGCGTGCTTTCCGTGTGGCGCCTGGGCTTGGAATGTCTTCGTCGTCATCAACCCGACGCCGTGCCTTGGCCTGCTTGGACAACCCTCCGAGCACGACTTCGCGAGGAAGTCAGGGAGCAGAGCCTATGCGGCGAGTAG
- a CDS encoding response regulator transcription factor: MKCLLVEDDQALTRELSQALRDGDWLVEHAATGQDADFLVRTEAYDTLILDVGLPDGDGTRWLSAWREDGIDLPVLILTARERWADKAAGFTAGADDYVTKPFESAEVLFRLRALVRRSHGHAHPVLKVGELSLDTHTQHVSLAGRPVGLTAQETRLLGYLMHAAPRIVSRTELSEHVYDRDHEPDSNVIDVQVSRLRRKLGSWRIATLRGQGYRLLAEEPAGE, from the coding sequence ATGAAGTGTTTGTTGGTAGAGGATGACCAGGCGCTCACCCGTGAACTCAGCCAGGCGCTACGCGACGGAGACTGGTTGGTAGAGCATGCGGCGACGGGCCAGGACGCTGATTTTCTAGTGCGTACGGAAGCCTACGACACGCTGATTCTGGATGTTGGACTGCCCGATGGCGATGGCACCCGCTGGCTTTCCGCCTGGCGGGAAGATGGCATCGACCTGCCGGTGCTGATCCTTACCGCCCGAGAGCGCTGGGCCGATAAAGCCGCAGGATTTACCGCCGGTGCCGATGATTACGTCACCAAACCGTTCGAATCGGCGGAAGTACTCTTTCGCCTGCGCGCCCTGGTGCGCCGCAGTCATGGTCACGCCCACCCGGTGCTGAAAGTGGGCGAGCTGAGTCTGGATACTCATACTCAGCACGTTTCGCTTGCAGGTCGCCCGGTGGGGTTAACCGCCCAGGAGACCCGTCTGCTGGGTTATTTGATGCACGCCGCGCCGCGGATCGTCAGCCGTACTGAGCTTTCAGAGCACGTTTACGACCGCGACCACGAACCGGACTCCAACGTGATTGATGTTCAGGTCAGCCGTCTGCGCCGAAAATTGGGTAGCTGGCGCATTGCTACCCTGCGTGGTCAGGGCTATCGGCTATTGGCTGAAGAGCCTGCTGGCGAATGA
- a CDS encoding sensor histidine kinase, protein MSQNTTAWKDRWAKRSISVRLLLAALVMVGLALPIAGTLLFHHYRTSATQAFDERLGATLNVIIAGVTYDRLEQQLVHDRALGDPRFENVYSGWYWQITDGAENTLASRSLWDQRLPVIDNDAISARSIPGPRSQSLRVVERDIYLAPLAAPLHISVAAQDDALARDIGEFQRLLWGGMAGLGVLLLGVLALQVRWGLAPLRRMHANLKDVEQGSAEQLDTRLPDELATLAASMNAVLVRDQRLIERGRHTAGNLAHALKTPLSVMRLQLRQLPQENRAAWEVELARVDSAVRHHLARASAAGEGAHFAPIDLHVTLAPLLHGLARLAQRRGIALRPTWAGDIKVHMDEQDIQELVGNLLDNALRWAHGDVQLKVAGGEQQLTLTVSDDGPGMSEAECQQAVQRGKRLDEQRPGSGLGLAIVTDLVALYSGRMKLSRASAGGLKVMVELPVVAGK, encoded by the coding sequence ATGAGCCAGAATACCACCGCCTGGAAAGACCGCTGGGCAAAGCGCTCTATCAGCGTGCGGCTACTGCTGGCCGCCTTGGTGATGGTCGGGCTGGCGCTGCCCATCGCGGGTACGCTGCTGTTTCATCACTACCGTACTTCGGCCACGCAGGCCTTTGACGAGCGCCTGGGGGCCACCCTGAACGTCATTATCGCGGGCGTTACCTATGATCGCCTTGAACAGCAGCTCGTCCACGACCGGGCGTTGGGAGATCCGCGTTTTGAGAATGTCTACTCCGGCTGGTACTGGCAAATTACCGATGGCGCGGAAAACACCCTGGCTTCGCGTTCACTGTGGGATCAGCGCCTGCCGGTCATCGACAATGACGCGATTAGCGCCCGCTCGATACCCGGCCCCCGAAGCCAGTCGCTGCGGGTGGTGGAGCGCGATATCTACCTGGCGCCGTTAGCAGCGCCGCTGCATATTAGTGTGGCCGCGCAAGACGATGCATTAGCCCGGGATATTGGTGAATTTCAACGCCTGCTGTGGGGTGGTATGGCCGGCCTTGGCGTGCTGCTGCTGGGCGTATTGGCGCTGCAGGTGCGCTGGGGGCTGGCGCCGCTGCGCCGCATGCACGCCAATCTAAAGGATGTAGAGCAGGGGAGTGCGGAGCAGTTGGATACCCGCTTGCCTGATGAACTGGCGACCCTGGCAGCCTCGATGAACGCGGTGCTGGTCCGCGATCAGCGCCTGATCGAGCGCGGACGCCATACCGCTGGCAACCTTGCCCATGCGCTGAAAACACCGCTGAGTGTGATGCGCTTACAGCTACGACAACTGCCACAAGAGAACCGTGCCGCCTGGGAAGTGGAGCTGGCGCGCGTGGATAGTGCGGTACGCCACCACCTGGCGCGGGCATCGGCAGCGGGCGAAGGCGCACACTTTGCGCCCATTGATTTGCACGTCACCCTGGCGCCGCTGCTCCATGGGCTGGCCAGGCTTGCCCAGCGGCGCGGCATTGCGCTGCGCCCCACCTGGGCGGGTGACATCAAGGTGCATATGGATGAGCAGGATATCCAGGAGCTGGTAGGCAACTTGCTGGATAATGCGCTGCGCTGGGCACACGGCGATGTGCAGCTAAAGGTAGCAGGAGGCGAGCAGCAGTTAACCTTAACCGTTAGCGATGATGGCCCCGGTATGTCCGAAGCGGAGTGTCAGCAGGCGGTACAGCGCGGCAAACGACTGGACGAACAGCGCCCGGGTAGTGGCCTGGGGCTGGCGATTGTGACTGATCTGGTGGCTCTTTACAGTGGTCGTATGAAGCTGAGCCGCGCCAGCGCCGGCGGGTTAAAAGTGATGGTGGAACTGCCCGTCGTCGCGGGTAAATAA
- a CDS encoding class I SAM-dependent methyltransferase, translating into MDDQTTADHAYRLACEGNYLLWRGDFHNALQLMQAMNCRINRAEQRKASKAAKSAKQPSAENTTASAFHQQRQAQAQRARTLGRLLLKLDAGYVSRLRRAPELSAACEAAFGVLDEPCLMSLRDLQGALGAAQWREKGVPIEGLDQPIFPHYGVFAPTRHEYVPLLQDAPLPARHEVAFDIGTGTGLLAIILAKRGVGQIVATDSNPRALACAADNVERAGLSAVQLQEVDLFPTGQPLADLIVCNPPWLPAKPSSSLELAVYDPKSRMLRGFLQGVRAHLAPHGEVWLILSDLAEHLQLRTREQLLAWFAEAKLEVKYRLDTEPKHGRSQDSADPLHAARSAEVTSLWCLIPA; encoded by the coding sequence GTGGATGACCAGACGACGGCCGATCACGCTTACCGCCTGGCGTGCGAGGGCAACTACCTGCTGTGGCGCGGTGATTTTCATAATGCCCTGCAGTTGATGCAGGCCATGAATTGTCGCATCAACCGTGCCGAGCAGCGTAAGGCTAGCAAAGCCGCCAAGTCTGCCAAGCAGCCTTCTGCCGAAAATACCACGGCCAGCGCCTTCCACCAGCAGCGTCAGGCCCAGGCCCAGCGGGCGAGAACGTTAGGGCGACTGCTGTTGAAGCTGGATGCCGGCTACGTCAGCCGCCTGCGCCGCGCGCCCGAGCTGAGCGCTGCCTGCGAAGCCGCTTTTGGCGTGCTGGATGAGCCTTGCCTGATGTCGCTTCGCGACCTGCAGGGCGCGCTGGGGGCCGCCCAGTGGCGCGAGAAAGGCGTGCCCATTGAAGGGCTGGATCAGCCGATCTTTCCGCATTACGGGGTGTTTGCGCCCACGCGGCATGAGTATGTGCCGCTGCTGCAAGACGCACCGCTGCCGGCCAGGCACGAGGTGGCCTTTGATATCGGCACCGGCACGGGGTTACTGGCGATTATTCTGGCGAAGCGCGGGGTAGGACAGATCGTCGCCACGGACTCAAACCCGCGGGCGTTGGCCTGCGCGGCAGATAACGTTGAGCGTGCCGGGCTCTCGGCAGTCCAGCTGCAAGAGGTTGACCTGTTCCCGACGGGGCAGCCTTTGGCCGACCTGATCGTGTGCAACCCGCCCTGGCTGCCGGCGAAGCCCAGCTCGTCTCTTGAGCTTGCCGTTTACGATCCCAAAAGCCGGATGCTGCGCGGCTTCTTGCAGGGCGTCCGTGCGCACCTGGCTCCGCACGGGGAGGTGTGGCTGATCCTGTCCGATCTGGCCGAGCACCTGCAGCTGCGTACCCGAGAGCAGCTGCTAGCGTGGTTTGCCGAGGCGAAACTGGAGGTTAAATACCGGCTCGACACCGAGCCCAAGCACGGCCGCAGCCAGGACAGCGCAGACCCGCTCCATGCCGCACGCAGCGCGGAAGTTACCTCGCTGTGGTGTTTAATACCGGCATAA
- a CDS encoding IS3 family transposase (programmed frameshift), with amino-acid sequence MPRYSEERKAAVLKKLLPPESRSVASVATEEGIANATLYGWLKACRQQGVPVPGKRKTGDEWTADAKLAVVIETAPLSATELGAYCREKGLYPEQVQRWKEACLQGAGQQEAQEKAARQQRKKDRQTIKTLQSELQKKEHVLAETTSLLVLFKKARGLVRGSPGQRGRLTSLNERTRLLKDFDEAVASGAARYKAAELMGLSQRTLKRWRYASGQVAPDRRPQAERVTQPHQLTQAEETAMLTLCSEPEYQSLPPSQIVPRLADQGRYLASESSFYRVLKKHRQLNHRGRMAPVRQVTQPTSFTASEPNQVWSWDISYCPSAVRGEHWYLYLILDVYSRKIIAWEVHDNESGELAKRLMERALLRERCWHTPPILHSDNGAPMTSYTLRARLAELGMLMSHSRPRVSNDNPYSEALFRTVKYCPAWPTKGFTSLGAVRQWMLTFEHAYNERHLHSGINFVTPADRHQGKDKQRLLDRRAVYERAKRQNPGRWSGDIRCWEATGSVSLNPGRPQEIEGNKEAA; translated from the exons ATGCCACGTTATTCCGAAGAGCGTAAGGCCGCGGTACTCAAAAAATTGTTACCGCCAGAAAGCCGCAGTGTGGCGTCGGTTGCCACCGAGGAAGGCATCGCGAACGCAACCCTGTATGGTTGGCTGAAAGCATGCCGACAACAAGGAGTGCCTGTGCCAGGCAAGCGTAAAACCGGGGATGAATGGACAGCTGACGCCAAGCTGGCCGTCGTGATCGAAACCGCCCCTCTGTCAGCGACCGAGCTGGGCGCCTATTGCCGCGAAAAAGGGCTGTATCCCGAGCAAGTGCAGCGCTGGAAGGAGGCGTGCCTTCAAGGGGCGGGCCAGCAGGAGGCGCAGGAAAAGGCGGCTCGGCAGCAGCGTAAAAAAGATCGTCAGACGATCAAGACCCTACAGTCGGAGCTCCAGAAAAAAGAGCACGTTCTGGCAGAGACAACGTCGTTACTGGTGCTCT TCAAAAAAGCTCGAGGCCTTGTACGGGGAAGCCCCGGACAACGAGGACGACTGACGTCGCTGAACGAACGTACAAGGCTGTTGAAGGACTTTGACGAAGCGGTCGCCAGTGGTGCCGCCCGCTACAAGGCGGCAGAGCTGATGGGGCTCAGTCAGCGCACGTTGAAACGCTGGCGGTATGCCAGCGGCCAGGTGGCACCAGACCGGCGCCCACAAGCGGAGCGAGTGACACAGCCTCATCAGCTCACCCAGGCGGAGGAAACGGCCATGTTGACGCTATGCAGCGAACCCGAATATCAAAGCTTGCCGCCGTCACAGATCGTCCCGCGCCTGGCCGACCAGGGCCGCTATCTCGCCTCGGAGTCGTCATTTTATCGGGTACTGAAAAAGCATCGGCAGCTGAATCACCGTGGCCGGATGGCACCGGTCCGTCAGGTGACCCAGCCGACCAGTTTTACCGCGTCGGAGCCAAACCAGGTCTGGAGCTGGGACATCAGTTACTGTCCCTCTGCGGTTCGTGGCGAGCACTGGTACCTGTATCTGATCCTGGACGTGTATAGCCGCAAGATAATCGCCTGGGAAGTGCATGACAACGAGTCCGGTGAGCTGGCGAAGCGGTTGATGGAGCGTGCCCTGTTGCGTGAGCGCTGCTGGCACACGCCGCCGATACTGCACTCGGATAACGGCGCGCCCATGACCTCGTACACCCTGCGCGCCCGGCTGGCAGAACTGGGCATGTTGATGTCGCATAGCCGTCCTCGGGTCAGCAACGACAACCCTTACTCGGAGGCGTTGTTCCGTACGGTCAAGTACTGCCCGGCATGGCCAACAAAGGGCTTCACCTCGCTGGGTGCGGTGCGTCAATGGATGCTGACGTTCGAGCATGCCTATAACGAGCGACACCTTCATAGCGGTATCAACTTCGTGACGCCGGCCGACCGGCATCAAGGTAAAGATAAGCAACGTCTGCTCGATCGAAGAGCAGTCTATGAACGTGCCAAGCGTCAGAATCCCGGGCGCTGGTCAGGCGATATCCGGTGCTGGGAAGCCACTGGATCGGTATCGCTCAACCCAGGCAGGCCGCAGGAAATAGAGGGCAATAAAGAGGCTGCTTAG
- a CDS encoding IS30 family transposase → MGYQQLTQTQRYQIYARHDLGRSQRQIARELGLHSSTISRELRRNATASGYDPEQAQACSDHRRRTARKWTKRLPSLIAAVADRLREEWSPEQISGFMAPLAGIGVSHQWIYSLVWEDKARGGTLWQHLRQPKRRSKHRAHAKNAGLGKIPDRVGIEHRPAEVENRRHIGHWEGDTVLQGHKQSGIVTLVERRSGYLLAARLPSITAALTKAAMIRLLKPRRGAVKTITLDNGSEFSEHQAVASAVAARTYFCDAYCSGQRGTNENTNGLIRQYFPKGTSFRQVTDAELRRVVRKLNDRPRKRLGYRTPAQVFLGEYSGALNTAGAALIV, encoded by the coding sequence ATGGGATACCAACAGCTGACCCAGACACAACGATACCAGATTTACGCCCGCCATGACTTGGGCAGGAGCCAGCGACAGATTGCCAGGGAACTCGGGCTCCACAGCAGCACGATTAGCCGTGAGCTGCGCCGCAACGCGACGGCCAGTGGCTATGATCCTGAACAGGCTCAGGCTTGTAGCGATCACCGACGACGTACCGCCCGCAAGTGGACGAAGCGCTTGCCCAGCTTGATCGCGGCGGTGGCCGACCGACTTCGTGAAGAATGGAGCCCAGAGCAGATCAGTGGATTCATGGCACCGTTGGCCGGTATCGGCGTTAGCCATCAGTGGATTTATTCCCTGGTCTGGGAGGACAAGGCCCGCGGCGGCACGCTTTGGCAGCATCTCCGGCAGCCCAAGAGGCGCAGCAAGCACCGTGCTCACGCCAAAAACGCCGGGCTTGGCAAGATACCTGATCGCGTGGGCATCGAGCATCGTCCGGCCGAGGTTGAGAATCGGCGCCACATCGGCCACTGGGAGGGTGACACGGTGCTTCAGGGACATAAGCAATCAGGCATTGTCACGCTGGTTGAGCGCCGCAGCGGCTATCTATTGGCGGCACGGCTACCCAGCATTACAGCGGCGTTGACGAAAGCGGCCATGATCCGCCTGCTGAAGCCTCGTCGAGGTGCGGTGAAAACGATCACGCTGGATAATGGCTCGGAGTTTTCGGAGCACCAGGCCGTGGCGAGCGCCGTAGCAGCGAGAACCTACTTTTGCGACGCCTATTGCTCAGGGCAACGTGGCACCAATGAAAACACCAATGGCTTGATTCGGCAGTATTTTCCCAAGGGAACCAGCTTCCGCCAAGTCACCGATGCCGAGCTACGCAGGGTGGTGAGAAAGCTCAATGACCGCCCCCGAAAACGACTCGGCTATCGAACACCGGCACAGGTGTTTCTGGGGGAGTACTCTGGAGCACTGAATACCGCAGGTGCTGCGCTTATTGTTTGA
- a CDS encoding restriction endonuclease, which yields MQAFVLRVAPSEIDRVPEALEFNQIIIGWANADGLLDKALDWVGFREIVRATYYRDDKTLHRAGAAAGHLWRFIREMEAGDLVVVPYGSEFYLAEVAGEAIYLQGKQSEDSAYRRPVKWLNTKQPIPRSYAKSALISRMKIQGTSALATDLLDEIRDCLDIATSGASPSFHSDLQASLITQALNELQKGRIDSFGFENLIKNLLQSLGAKEARVVPRSQDKGADVVATFLVAETFPLVVAVQAKHWQPEPPVDRQVIDQLVSGMEAESADLGMVITTGAFSDDAVRAANECLESVGRKIELVDGQQFA from the coding sequence GTGCAAGCTTTCGTTCTACGAGTCGCGCCTAGCGAAATCGACAGGGTACCAGAGGCGTTAGAATTCAATCAGATTATTATTGGTTGGGCTAATGCGGACGGCCTTTTGGATAAGGCGCTGGATTGGGTCGGCTTTCGGGAGATCGTGAGGGCTACATATTACCGAGACGATAAGACATTACACCGCGCGGGAGCAGCGGCAGGACATCTGTGGCGGTTTATCCGTGAAATGGAAGCGGGCGATTTAGTCGTTGTTCCTTACGGGTCGGAATTCTATCTTGCTGAGGTGGCAGGCGAAGCTATTTATCTGCAAGGCAAACAGAGCGAGGACTCCGCGTATAGAAGGCCGGTGAAGTGGTTGAATACCAAGCAGCCAATTCCACGATCGTACGCTAAATCGGCATTGATCTCACGCATGAAGATACAGGGCACATCGGCTTTAGCAACCGATCTCCTGGATGAAATTCGAGATTGTTTGGATATAGCAACTTCTGGAGCTTCACCGAGCTTTCACTCTGATCTACAGGCTAGCCTTATTACACAGGCGCTTAACGAGCTCCAAAAAGGACGGATAGATAGTTTTGGATTCGAGAATCTAATAAAGAACCTACTCCAAAGCCTCGGAGCCAAGGAAGCGAGAGTGGTTCCACGCAGTCAAGACAAGGGGGCTGATGTTGTGGCCACTTTTCTAGTTGCAGAGACATTTCCATTGGTAGTGGCGGTTCAGGCCAAGCATTGGCAACCCGAGCCTCCGGTGGACCGTCAAGTTATCGATCAGCTTGTATCAGGAATGGAAGCTGAAAGCGCGGATCTTGGGATGGTTATTACTACGGGGGCATTTTCTGATGATGCTGTTCGTGCCGCAAATGAGTGCTTGGAGAGCGTCGGGAGGAAGATTGAGCTTGTGGACGGACAGCAGTTTGCGTAG
- a CDS encoding IS701 family transposase yields the protein MNSGLSVSALLDDLADRLGPLFPRSETRDRALRYLQGLLSQCERKNSWHLAEWLGDATPDGVQYLLDRARWDVDAARDVLRQWVIDTLGSSEGVLVLDETGFIKKGQYSAGVQRQYSGTAGRIENSQIGVFLLYAGPTGHAFLDRALYLPKSWTQDRERCRRAGIPDDVEFASKPELARRMLERAMDQGIPAAWVTGDSVYGGNRSLRLWLEERSQPFVLEVACNEPLWWQSFQYTRADDIAAALPDDAWQTLSAGSGSKGERWYDWALTPLTRLQPTEEARHWGHYLLIRRSLSTPDELAYYVVHAPRDWVSIETLVRVAGQRWKIEQGFQAAKGECGLDEYEVRRWASWHRHITLSLLAHALLVAIRQASHQQKKLVPTGFSGHSPSSDD from the coding sequence ATGAATTCAGGTCTCTCTGTCTCAGCATTGTTGGATGACCTGGCAGATCGGTTAGGCCCCCTCTTCCCGCGCTCTGAGACGCGCGATCGTGCCCTACGCTACCTTCAAGGGCTGCTCAGTCAGTGCGAACGTAAGAATAGCTGGCATCTTGCCGAGTGGCTTGGCGATGCCACCCCGGATGGGGTGCAGTACTTGTTGGATCGTGCCCGCTGGGATGTGGACGCAGCACGCGATGTCCTCCGCCAATGGGTCATCGATACGCTGGGCTCCTCAGAGGGTGTCCTGGTCCTGGACGAGACCGGCTTTATCAAGAAAGGCCAGTATTCGGCCGGCGTGCAACGCCAGTACAGTGGCACCGCCGGCCGTATCGAAAATAGTCAGATCGGGGTCTTTCTCCTCTATGCCGGTCCGACAGGGCATGCCTTTCTGGATCGCGCCCTGTACTTGCCCAAGTCCTGGACACAGGATCGTGAACGTTGTCGGCGTGCCGGGATCCCAGATGACGTCGAATTCGCCAGCAAACCCGAGCTTGCTCGCCGGATGCTGGAGCGCGCGATGGATCAGGGCATACCGGCCGCCTGGGTGACGGGGGATAGTGTCTATGGTGGCAACCGTAGCCTGCGCCTATGGCTGGAGGAACGGTCGCAACCCTTTGTTTTAGAAGTGGCTTGCAACGAGCCCTTGTGGTGGCAGAGCTTTCAGTATACGCGAGCTGACGACATCGCGGCGGCACTGCCGGATGACGCCTGGCAGACCTTGTCCGCCGGCTCAGGCAGCAAGGGCGAACGCTGGTACGACTGGGCATTGACGCCGCTGACAAGGCTGCAGCCTACGGAAGAGGCACGCCACTGGGGACATTACCTCCTGATCCGACGCAGCCTCTCGACACCGGATGAGTTGGCCTATTATGTGGTCCATGCGCCCAGAGACTGGGTATCAATAGAGACGCTGGTTCGAGTCGCGGGTCAGCGCTGGAAAATCGAGCAGGGTTTTCAGGCGGCCAAGGGGGAATGCGGTCTGGATGAGTATGAGGTGAGGCGCTGGGCCAGCTGGCATCGCCACATAACCTTGTCGCTGCTCGCCCACGCCTTGTTGGTGGCGATACGGCAAGCGAGTCATCAGCAAAAAAAACTCGTTCCGACAGGATTCAGTGGACACTCTCCGAGCTCAGACGACTAA